One Mytilus trossulus isolate FHL-02 chromosome 5, PNRI_Mtr1.1.1.hap1, whole genome shotgun sequence DNA segment encodes these proteins:
- the LOC134718116 gene encoding fibrinogen-like protein A has protein sequence MNGTVDFYREWKEYETGFGNLDSEFWLGNNKLNVLTSTGNYKLFIHLEDFEGNSRYAEYSKFSVGDATTNFILNIDGYSGDAGDEIGNSNDMMFSTSDRDNDRDQNLNCAKDLRGGWWYYFCLRSNLNGRYSKGNNWDQASSLLRPRDCSDLPQGSCSGVYTIYPTNKKFDVYCDMDTAGFGWTVFQNRINGEVDFYRGWNDYKIGFGNLTSEFWLGNDFINVLTSSGDYKLYIHLEDFEGDCRYAEYSEFSTGDVTTKFTLNIAGYSGDADSRQPKENMVTKRVQINIQLPPLDLD, from the exons ATGAACGGCACAGTTGATTTTTACAGGGAATGGAAAGAGTATGAGACTGGGTTTGGAAATTTGGATTCCGAGTTTTGGTTGG gaaataataaattaaatgtgcTAACAAGTACTGGAAACTACAAGCTTTTCATTCACCTTGAAGATTTTGAAGGGAATTCGAGGTATGCAGAGTATTCCAAATTCAGTGTCGGAGATGCCACAAcaaattttattctaaatatagatGGATATAGCGGTGATGCAG GAGATGAAATTGGAAACAGCAACGACATGATGTTTTCTACTTCCGACAGGGATAATGACAGGGATCAAAACTTGAACTGCGCAAAGGACTTGAGAGGAGGATGGTGGTACTATTTTTGTCTCAGATCTAATTTGAATGGGAGATATAGTAAAGGAAATAACTGGGATCAAG cATCATCTCTCCTTCGTCCACGGGACTGCAGTGACCTTCCACAAGGAAGTTGTTCAGGGGTATATACAATATATCCAACAAATAAGAAGTTTGATGTTTACTGTGACATGGATACAGCAGGATTTGGTTGGACT GTTTTCCAAAACAGAATAAACGGAGAGGTTGATTTTTACAGAGGATGGAACGATTATAAGATTGGATTTGGAAATTTGACATCCGAGTTTTGGTTGG GAAATGACTTCATTAATGTGCTAACCTCTTCTGGAGACTACAAGCTTTACATACACCTTGAGGATTTTGAAGGGGATTGTAGATATGCAGAGTATTCCGAATTTAGTACAGGAGATGTCACAACAAAGTTTACTTTGAATATAGCAGGATATAGCGGTGATGCAG